In one window of Qipengyuania profundimaris DNA:
- a CDS encoding isopeptide-forming domain-containing fimbrial protein, translating into MVIDLNLSRKAVAFLGMLLLFVLVPAYAQTADAVRVITNIAEASWRSGDLPGATTSNEVALEIDDTPVTIGTFVPSPTGGVQYPLSPSLCGGAPIDMSFMTGGAATAEPVALEATNEIRIGQTLFFSINARRANRDTSAIDSIEVVISAQSGDEERLTIFETGENTGEFVGAIPTTFVPPAPVQGDCALSLRSGDDITISYPGPTGDPIVSTIVAAISNPFGYVFDSQDGSLVNGARVTIIDTATGQPATVYADDGVTPWPSTVVSGSTIPLADGGAFPLAPGEYRFPVLSPGTYRLLIQPPPPYTAPSEATPAELAPFNRPDGESYIITDGSYSNAFTLADGGPVEFDIPLDRPLVTLDITKTASRQIAAPGDVVFYVVTVSNPDTIGAKRDVVVTDTPSPWLRLRRDSIRIDGEEADDRVTISPDGRELQIAFGDIPAGESRRATYAMTIRADAPPGVIENRADIVDSRGDLTTATASLRVERDIIADRMTLIGRITEGDCLLQDGRRGIPGVRVMLEDGSFAITDRDGRYHFEGLMPGTHVVQAQEQTLPEGGAFVDCSRSTANAGATNSLFVRGQGGSLVVADFHATLPADWAPPTPEGDETPLEDAAAAGADIDWAAVGDGPTEFLFPEVGHNPRAPAVRVAIRHQVGEKVELSANGERVDPLAFDGVKKSADSSYAVSVWRGVALKSELTSLTARVLSANGEEIAALERSVNFAAAPAKAELIDARSRLVADGENKPVIAVRITDRKSRPVRSGVSGSVAINAPYESAQAIEAMQLRQLTGLGGASPTWTVEGDDGVALIELAPTMVSGPLHLQFSFTDRQITRTQEIEGWMVPGDQPWTVVGLAEGSAGARTVADNMQRTGRFDSDLGDEARVALYAKGRVLGKFLVTAAYDSAKQREEQRLEGTIDPNAYYTVYGDGSTRRFDAASRGKLYVRVETETFYAIYGDFRTGFDQTDLARYDRAATGMKAEGRFGKLHVQGFAAETETRFRRDEIQGNGLSGPYRLSSRAIVINSERVAIETRDRFRSEVIVERRELERFVDYDIDILSGTITFTQPVLSRDFDLNPQFIVIDYEIDQLTSSGELNAGVRADVTVADGNLRIGASAITDKGDGPRTEIVAADVRARIGAATEVRAEIGASHSEGETKAAWQVEAEHHTGKLDVLAYARSIEEGYGVEQQNAVERGRTKVGVDARYSITEDLSVTGSAWRDDSLTDAARRNAIQVQAAWRSQSTDLRLGLAHFSDRFQDGTTGSSTVVEAGASQRLLDNRLELNASTSIALENTDSIDLPTRHRFGARYAVTNAIRLIGSYEIAEGEAIDARTVQGGIELAPWTGARVTGTLGRQTISEYGPRSFAAFGLAQSLPVTSNLTVDFTVDGNRQIGGVDPSKVINPLHPVASGGHLGQDGQLFEDFVAITAGATWRKDRWAANFRGEFRDGEQADRKGVTFGAIRQLGEGSVVGSGFTWTNAEDDFGAMSEIMDGAIAIAHRPDESPFAFLAKIEYRSDEVRGAVAGETGPAGRTALTVDGEAKSRRLIGSLSTNWSPRGYDEDDGGLFQRTEIGVFVGTRYNFDSFEGYDASGWTLLGGLDARIGIGERFEVGGRATVRSGLTDGYTSFAFGPEVGFVPADDMLLSVGYNVSGFRDEDFSAARNTDEGLYASFRLKFDADSFGFLGLGR; encoded by the coding sequence ATGGTCATCGACCTGAACCTCTCGCGAAAGGCAGTGGCATTCCTCGGAATGCTGCTGCTTTTCGTGCTGGTTCCGGCCTATGCCCAGACTGCCGACGCAGTCCGTGTAATCACCAATATCGCCGAAGCCAGCTGGCGCAGCGGCGATCTTCCGGGCGCGACGACTTCCAACGAAGTTGCTCTGGAAATCGACGATACCCCGGTGACAATCGGCACATTCGTGCCTTCGCCCACCGGAGGCGTGCAGTACCCGTTATCTCCGTCGCTATGCGGCGGAGCGCCGATCGACATGTCGTTCATGACCGGCGGTGCGGCGACTGCCGAGCCGGTTGCGCTCGAAGCCACTAATGAAATTCGCATCGGTCAGACGCTGTTTTTCAGCATCAACGCCCGGAGAGCCAATCGCGACACCTCCGCCATCGATTCCATCGAGGTTGTGATCTCCGCCCAGTCCGGCGACGAAGAGCGGCTGACGATCTTCGAAACCGGCGAGAACACAGGCGAGTTCGTCGGTGCAATTCCCACGACATTCGTTCCGCCAGCGCCGGTCCAGGGCGATTGCGCACTTTCGCTTCGCTCCGGCGACGACATAACGATTTCGTACCCCGGTCCGACCGGCGATCCGATCGTCTCGACCATTGTCGCTGCCATTTCGAACCCGTTTGGTTATGTTTTCGACAGCCAAGACGGAAGTCTGGTGAATGGGGCGCGTGTCACAATCATCGACACCGCGACCGGCCAGCCCGCAACCGTTTACGCCGACGATGGCGTGACGCCTTGGCCCTCGACGGTGGTCAGCGGCAGCACGATTCCCCTGGCCGATGGCGGCGCCTTCCCGCTGGCGCCAGGTGAATACCGCTTCCCGGTGCTTTCGCCCGGAACCTACCGTCTGCTGATCCAGCCTCCCCCGCCCTACACCGCTCCGTCGGAGGCGACACCGGCGGAACTCGCGCCCTTCAATCGTCCCGATGGCGAGAGCTACATCATCACGGACGGCTCCTATTCGAACGCTTTCACCCTGGCCGACGGGGGCCCGGTAGAGTTCGATATCCCGCTCGATCGTCCGCTGGTCACACTCGACATCACCAAGACCGCATCGCGCCAGATTGCCGCGCCAGGCGACGTCGTGTTCTACGTGGTTACGGTCTCCAATCCGGATACGATCGGCGCAAAGCGCGATGTGGTCGTCACCGATACACCCTCCCCCTGGTTGCGCCTGCGCCGTGACAGTATCCGCATCGATGGCGAAGAGGCTGACGATCGAGTTACCATCAGCCCGGACGGCCGCGAACTTCAGATCGCGTTCGGTGACATCCCCGCCGGAGAGAGCCGCCGCGCAACATATGCCATGACCATCCGCGCCGATGCCCCGCCCGGCGTGATCGAAAACCGGGCAGACATCGTCGACAGTCGCGGAGACTTAACCACGGCCACGGCCAGCCTGCGAGTTGAGCGCGACATTATCGCCGATCGCATGACCCTGATCGGACGGATCACCGAAGGCGACTGCCTGCTGCAGGATGGACGGCGCGGTATTCCGGGCGTGCGCGTCATGCTCGAGGACGGCAGCTTCGCCATTACCGACCGCGACGGCCGCTATCACTTCGAGGGGCTGATGCCCGGCACGCATGTGGTCCAGGCGCAAGAGCAGACCCTGCCCGAGGGCGGCGCATTCGTCGATTGCAGCCGCTCGACGGCCAACGCGGGTGCGACGAACTCGCTCTTCGTGCGGGGCCAGGGTGGCAGCCTCGTAGTCGCGGATTTTCATGCGACACTGCCTGCGGATTGGGCTCCGCCCACCCCCGAAGGCGATGAAACCCCGCTCGAGGACGCGGCCGCCGCCGGCGCGGACATCGATTGGGCCGCTGTCGGCGATGGCCCGACCGAATTCCTTTTTCCTGAAGTCGGCCACAATCCTCGCGCTCCTGCGGTCCGGGTTGCGATCCGCCACCAAGTCGGCGAGAAAGTAGAATTGTCGGCCAATGGAGAACGCGTCGATCCGCTGGCTTTCGACGGAGTGAAGAAGTCTGCCGATAGCAGTTATGCGGTGAGCGTCTGGCGCGGCGTTGCCCTGAAATCCGAGCTCACAAGCCTGACTGCGCGTGTCCTGTCGGCGAACGGCGAAGAAATTGCCGCGCTGGAGCGTAGCGTCAATTTCGCCGCCGCCCCCGCCAAGGCCGAACTCATCGACGCTCGCTCGCGCCTGGTAGCCGATGGCGAAAACAAGCCGGTGATCGCGGTGCGTATCACCGACCGTAAGAGCCGCCCGGTTCGCAGCGGCGTCAGCGGCAGCGTTGCCATCAATGCGCCCTACGAGAGCGCGCAGGCGATCGAAGCAATGCAGCTGCGCCAGCTGACCGGCCTTGGCGGCGCATCGCCGACCTGGACGGTCGAAGGCGATGACGGCGTAGCTTTGATCGAACTGGCGCCGACGATGGTTAGCGGCCCCCTGCATCTGCAGTTCAGCTTTACCGACCGCCAGATCACGCGCACTCAGGAAATCGAAGGCTGGATGGTGCCGGGCGACCAGCCCTGGACAGTCGTCGGCCTCGCCGAAGGCTCCGCGGGCGCGCGCACTGTCGCGGACAACATGCAGCGCACCGGGCGCTTCGACAGCGATCTTGGCGACGAGGCCCGCGTGGCGCTTTATGCGAAGGGCCGCGTGCTCGGTAAATTCCTCGTGACCGCCGCCTATGACAGCGCCAAGCAGCGTGAAGAACAGCGCCTCGAAGGCACGATCGATCCCAACGCCTATTACACTGTGTACGGCGATGGCTCCACGCGCCGCTTCGATGCCGCCAGCCGCGGCAAGCTGTATGTCCGCGTCGAGACCGAGACCTTCTACGCAATCTACGGCGACTTCCGCACCGGTTTCGACCAGACCGACCTTGCCCGTTACGATCGCGCCGCCACCGGCATGAAAGCAGAAGGCCGGTTCGGTAAGCTGCACGTCCAGGGCTTTGCAGCCGAAACCGAAACCCGCTTCCGCCGTGACGAAATCCAGGGCAACGGTCTGTCGGGCCCCTACCGCCTGTCCAGCCGCGCGATCGTCATCAATTCGGAACGCGTCGCCATCGAAACGCGCGACCGCTTCCGTTCTGAAGTCATCGTCGAACGCCGCGAACTCGAGCGGTTCGTCGACTATGACATCGACATCCTCTCGGGCACGATCACCTTTACCCAGCCGGTCCTGAGCCGCGATTTCGATCTCAACCCGCAGTTCATCGTTATCGATTACGAAATCGACCAGCTGACCTCGTCGGGCGAACTCAATGCCGGCGTTCGCGCCGATGTTACCGTGGCAGACGGCAACCTGCGCATCGGCGCCAGCGCCATTACCGACAAGGGCGATGGACCGCGCACCGAAATCGTCGCCGCCGATGTGCGCGCACGGATCGGCGCTGCAACGGAAGTGCGCGCCGAAATCGGGGCCAGCCATAGCGAAGGCGAAACCAAGGCTGCCTGGCAGGTCGAGGCCGAACACCATACCGGCAAGCTCGACGTCCTGGCGTATGCCCGCAGCATCGAGGAAGGCTACGGCGTCGAACAGCAGAACGCCGTCGAACGTGGACGCACCAAGGTGGGTGTCGATGCACGCTATTCGATCACCGAGGATCTCAGCGTGACCGGCAGTGCCTGGCGCGACGACAGCCTGACCGACGCGGCACGCCGCAATGCAATTCAGGTGCAGGCCGCCTGGCGTTCGCAATCGACCGACCTGCGTCTCGGCCTCGCCCATTTCTCCGACCGGTTCCAGGACGGCACGACCGGCTCGTCGACCGTGGTTGAAGCAGGTGCCAGCCAGCGCTTGCTCGACAACCGGCTGGAACTGAATGCCAGCACCAGCATCGCGCTGGAGAACACGGACTCCATCGATCTTCCGACCCGCCACCGCTTCGGCGCGCGCTATGCCGTGACGAATGCCATCCGCCTGATCGGTAGCTACGAGATTGCCGAGGGCGAAGCGATCGACGCTCGCACCGTGCAGGGCGGCATCGAGCTCGCCCCGTGGACCGGCGCACGCGTTACCGGCACATTGGGCCGGCAGACGATCTCCGAATATGGCCCGCGTTCTTTCGCTGCCTTCGGTCTTGCGCAGAGTCTGCCTGTGACCAGCAATCTCACGGTCGACTTCACCGTCGACGGAAACCGGCAGATCGGCGGCGTCGATCCGAGCAAGGTGATCAATCCGCTTCACCCCGTCGCCAGCGGCGGTCATCTCGGCCAGGACGGTCAGCTGTTCGAGGACTTTGTCGCCATCACCGCCGGCGCAACCTGGCGCAAGGATCGCTGGGCTGCCAACTTCCGCGGCGAGTTTCGCGACGGCGAACAGGCCGATCGCAAGGGCGTGACCTTCGGCGCTATCCGCCAGCTCGGTGAAGGCAGCGTGGTCGGCTCCGGCTTTACCTGGACGAATGCCGAAGACGATTTCGGAGCGATGAGCGAGATCATGGACGGCGCGATCGCGATCGCCCACCGCCCGGACGAATCGCCTTTCGCTTTCCTCGCCAAGATCGAATATCGCAGCGACGAAGTTCGCGGCGCCGTCGCAGGCGAGACCGGGCCTGCCGGACGCACGGCCCTGACTGTGGATGGCGAGGCGAAATCGCGCCGCCTCATCGGCAGCCTCTCGACGAATTGGTCGCCGCGCGGTTACGACGAAGACGATGGCGGACTTTTCCAGCGCACCGAAATCGGCGTGTTCGTCGGCACGCGATACAATTTCGACAGCTTCGAAGGCTACGACGCTTCGGGCTGGACGCTGCTTGGCGGACTGGATGCCCGTATCGGTATCGGCGAGCGCTTCGAGGTCGGCGGGCGCGCGACTGTGCGCAGCGGCCTCACCGATGGCTACACCAGCTTCGCATTCGGCCCGGAAGTCGGCTTCGTCCCGGCAGACGACATGCTGCTGAGCGTCGGCTACAACGTGTCCGGCTTCCGCGACGAAGACTTCAGCGCCGCGCGCAACACAGACGAGGGTCTTTACGCCAGCTTCCGCCTGAAGTTCGATGCCGACAGCTTCGGATTCCTGGGTTTGGGCCGATGA